Proteins encoded in a region of the Pelmatolapia mariae isolate MD_Pm_ZW linkage group LG6, Pm_UMD_F_2, whole genome shotgun sequence genome:
- the LOC134629702 gene encoding toll-like receptor 2: MKFLVFVLLVSQCSSLTSQQCHHCEQTSCDCSSQNLREVPAAASKLITELDLSLNALETIMKDDFLSYAALRALFVNNNRIKTIHEDAFHPLIHLEKLDLSSNQLETLSSGWFQNLISLHYLNLLGNKYSTLGQGNLFLPLRSLKTLHFGGPFLQSVSKRDFSGLFGLEELVFEGNDLQVYENGSLRQIGPISHVTLSLNGVFQRDLRVVLAILLDVVHPNTTVTFTDTQFNKSLQMFPVHVVIKRGATALSFKNVNMSVSACVQLANFLSGSELTSVAIENSQFFEDEEEVFLVDINLKGLEVIFLRNIDIVWFYRFPELSFMQNILTVVRRASVINSKVFAIPCQSTIHFTNLEFFDISDNTVADRAFMEMMCYGKEDVLLNLHTLNISRNRLFLINSELFTKLEKLENLDMSGNSFGSMPLTCSWPTSLKFLNLSSTSLPEVTSCLPQSLQILDLSRNKLTVFNIELPLLKELYISGNKLGNLPDGHLYVSLAVLSIQDNNLAKFSSKNLHDYQSLRVLEAAGNPYVCSCDFVGFVTNDLMNHKTVVRGDLKSYTCDSPDAVRGERVSDVKPSVFECHTALSISLLCLGILVLCVLIAGLCYKFSVVWYMKMTWAWLKAKRKPKLKKGVLQYDAFVSYSEMDSGWVEAHLIPALEQSEPPLRLCLHKRDFVPGGWIVDNIMDAIEKSHRTLFVLSQNFVRSEWCKYELDYTHFRLFDQNDDAVVLILLEPIDKNNIPKKFIRLRKVMNSRTYLEWPDDEDQIPAFWQSLRTAIETPEIYNTNNL; this comes from the coding sequence ATGAAGTTTCTCGTGTTTGTCCTGTTAGTATCTCAGTGCTCGTCACTCACCAGTCAACAGTGTCACCACTGTGAACAAACATCCTGCGACTGCTCGAGCCAAAACCTTCGAGAAGTCCCTGCAGCCGCTTCAAAACTCATCACTGAGCTCGATCTCTCTTTAAACGCACTGGAGACGATAATGAAAGATGACTTTCTTTCATATGCCGCTTTGAGGGCTTTGTTCGTGAATAACAACAGAATCAAAACCATCCATGAAGACGCATTTCACCCACTGATTCATTTGGAGAAACTGGACTTGTCCTCAAACCAGTTGGAGACTTTGTCTTCTGGTTGGTTTCAGAACCTGATTTCTCTCCACTACTTGAATCTTTTGGGAAACAAATATTCAACACTTGGTCAGGGAAACCTTTTCCTGCCACTGAGGAGCTTGAAGACCCTCCATTTTGGAGGACCTTTCCTTCAGTCTGTCAGTAAAAGGGATTTTTCTGGCCTTTTTGGTCTTGAGGAACTTGTTTTTGAAGGAAATGATCTGCAAGTCTATGAAAACGGAAGTTTGAGACAAATTGGACCCATTAGCCATGTAACACTTAGTCTCAATGGAGTATTTCAGAGAGATTTAAGAGTAGTACTAGCTATATTGTTAGACGTTGTTCATCCAAACACAACAGTGACATTCACTGACACACAGTTCAACAAAAGTTTGCAAATGTTCCCAGTTCATGTGGTCATCAAGCGTGGTGCTACAGCtcttagttttaaaaatgtgaacatGTCTGTGTCAGCTTGTGTACAACTTGCAAATTTTTTGTCGGGCTCTGAACTCACCAGTGTTGCCATTGAAAATTCACAGTTCTTTGAAGATGAAGAGGAAGTCTTTCTTGTTGACATAAACCTGAAAGGCTTGGAggtcatttttctcagaaacattGATATTGTTTGGTTCTACCGTTTTCCTGAACTCAGTTTTATGCAAAATATACTGACTGTAGTAAGAAGGGCATCTGTGATAAACTCCAAGGTGTTTGCCATTCCTTGCCAATCCACTATTCATTTCACAAACCTGGAGTTTTTCGACATCAGTGACAACACAGTCGCGGATCGTGCATTTATGGAAATGATGTGTTATGGAAAAGAGGATGTCCTTCTAAATCTCCACACACTCAACATCAGCAGAAATCGTTTGTTTTTAATCAACAGTGAACTCTTCACTAAACTAGAAAAGCTGGAAAACCTCGACATGAGTGGAAACTCATTTGGCAGCATGCCTTTGACTTGTTCCTGGCCAACAAGTCTCAAGTTCTTAAACCTTTCGTCAACTTCTCTTCCTGAGGTGACATCCTGCCTACCACAGAGCCTACAGATCCTTGATTTATCCAGAAATAAACTGACTGTCTTTAACATTGAGTTGCCGCTTCTCAAAGAGCTGTACATCTCTGGCAACAAGCTTGGAAATCTCCCTGACGGCCATCTATATGTCAGCCTCGCAGTTCTCTCCATTCAAGACAACAACTTGGCCAAATTCAGCAGTAAAAACCTGCATGATTACCAGAGCCTGAGGGTCCTGGAAGCTGCTGGCAACCCTTACGTCTGTTCATGTGACTTTGTAGGTTTCGTGACAAATGACTTGATGAACCACAAAACTGTAGTTAGAGGCGACTTAAAGTCTTACACCTGTGACTCTCCCGATGCAGTGAGGGGGGAGAGAGTATCAGACGTGAAGCCATCAGTGTTTGAGTGCCACACAGCTTTATCGATTTCTTTGCTCTGCTTAGGCATCCTGGTGCTGTGTGTGCTCATTGCAGGTCTGTGTTATAAGTTCAGCGTTGTGTGGTACATGAAGATGACCTGGGCATGGCTAAAAGCAAAGAGAAAGCCAAAGTTGAAGAAGGGAGTGCTCCAGTACGATGCCTTTGTGTCCTACAGTGAAATGGACTCAGGCTGGGTGGAGGCGCACCTGATCCCGGCCCTGGAGCAGTCGGAACCGCCCCTCCGACTCTGCCTCCACAAGAGAGACTTTGTTCCTGGAGGATGGATCGTAGACAACATCATGGACGCTATAGAGAAGAGTCACAGAACGCTCTTCGTCCTCTCCCAGAACTTTGTCAGAAGCGAGTGGTGCAAGTACGAGCTTGACTACACCCATTTTAGATTGTTTGATCAAAACGATGACGCAGTTGTGCTGATTCTACTGGAGCCCATTGACAAAAATAACATCCCCAAAAAGTTCATCAGGCTGCGGAAAGTGATGAACTCCAGGACTTACCTGGAGTGGCCTGATGATGAAGATCAGATCCCAGCGTTCTGGCAAAGTCTGAGAACAGCGATCGAAACACCTGAAATTTACAATACAAACAATCtataa
- the LOC134629053 gene encoding toll-like receptor 2: MKFLVFVLLVSQCSSLTSQQCHHCEQTSCDCSSQNLREVPAAASKLITELDLSLNALETIMKDDFLSYAALRALFVNNNRIKTIHEDAFHPLIHLEKLDLSSNQLETLSSGWFQNLISLHYLNLLGNKYSTLGQGNLFLPLRSLKTLHFGGPFLQSVSKRDFSGLFGLEELVFEGNDLQVYENGSLRQIGPMSHVTLSLNGVFQRDLAVVQAILLDIVHPNTTVTFTDTQFNKSLQMFPLHVAIERGATALSFKNVNISVSACVQLMNMFSGSDLTFFAVEDSQFFENEEKVLLVDINLTSLDVIVFKNIDVNMFYRVPELHFMQNILTVVRRASVINSKLFVIPCQSTIHFSDLEFLDISDNIIGDFTLMEMMCYGIGVLLNLRTLNISKNILSSINSELFTKLEKMENLDMSGNSFGSMPLTCSWPASLKFLNLSSTSLPEVTSCLPQSLQILDLSRNKLTVFNIELPLLKELYISGNKLGNLPDGHLYLSLAVLSIQDNNLTKFSSKNLHDYQSLKVLEAAGNPYVCSCDFVGFVTNDLMNHKTVVRHDLKSYICDSPDAVRGERVSDVKLSVFECHTALSISLLCLGILVLCVLIAGLCYKFSIVGLNEGDLGGGKCDPSSRAVGTAVLTELCQNQAAESDEL, translated from the coding sequence ATGAAGTTTCTCGTGTTTGTCCTGTTAGTATCTCAGTGCTCGTCACTCACCAGTCAACAGTGTCACCACTGTGAACAAACATCCTGCGACTGCTCGAGCCAAAACCTTCGAGAAGTCCCTGCAGCCGCTTCAAAACTCATCACTGAGCTCGATCTCTCTTTAAACGCACTGGAGACGATAATGAAAGATGACTTTCTTTCATATGCCGCTTTGAGGGCTTTGTTCGTGAATAACAACAGAATCAAAACCATCCATGAAGACGCATTTCACCCACTGATTCATTTGGAGAAACTGGACTTGTCCTCAAACCAGTTGGAGACTTTGTCTTCTGGTTGGTTTCAGAACCTGATTTCTCTCCACTACTTGAATCTTTTGGGAAACAAATATTCAACACTTGGTCAGGGAAACCTTTTCCTGCCACTGAGGAGCTTGAAGACCCTCCATTTTGGAGGACCTTTCCTTCAGTCTGTCAGTAAAAGGGATTTTTCTGGCCTTTTTGGTCTTGAGGAACTTGTTTTTGAAGGAAATGATCTGCAAGTCTATGAAAATGGAAGTCTGAGACAAATTGGACCCATGAGCCATGTAACACTCAGTCTTAATGGAGTATTTCAGAGAGATTTAGCAGTAGTACAAGCTATATTATTAGACATTGTTCATCCAAACACAACAGTGACATTCACTGACACACAGTTCAACAAAAGTTTGCAAATGTTCCCACTTCATGTGGCCATCGAGCGTGGTGCTACAGCTCTTAGTTTTAAAAACGTGAACATATCTGTGTCAGCTTGTGTACAGCTTATGAATATGTTTTCAGGCTCTGATCTGACTTTTTTTGCTGTTGAAGATTCACAATTCtttgaaaatgaagagaaagtCCTTCTTGTTGACATAAACCTGACCAGCTTGGATGTCATCGTCTTCAAAAACATTGATGTTAACATGTTCTACCGTGTTCCTGAACTCCATTTCATGCAAAATATACTGACTGTAGTAAGAAGGGCATCTGTGATAAACTCCAAGTTGTTTGTCATTCCTTGCCAATCCACTATTCATTTCTCAGATTTGGAGTTTTTGGACATCAGTGACAACATAATCGGAGATTTTACACTTATGGAAATGATGTGTTATGGCATTGGTGTCCTTCTAAATCTCCGCACACTCAACATCAGCAAAAATATTTTGTCTTCAATCAACAGCGAGCTTTTCACTAAACTAGAAAAGATGGAAAACCTCGACATGAGTGGAAACTCATTTGGCAGCATGCCTTTGACTTGTTCCTGGCCAGCAAGTCTCAAGTTCTTAAACCTTTCATCAACTTCTCTTCCTGAGGTGACATCCTGCCTACCACAGAGCCTACAGATCCTTGATTTATCCAGAAATAAACTGACTGTCTTTAACATTGAATTGCCGCTTCTCAAAGAGCTGTACATCTCTGGCAACAAGCTTGGAAATCTCCCTGACGGGCATTTATACCTCAGCCTCGCAGTTCTCTCCATTCAAGACAACAACTTGACCAAATTCAGCAGTAAAAACCTGCATGATTACCAGAGCCTGAAGGTCCTGGAAGCTGCTGGCAACCCTTACGTCTGTTCATGTGACTTTGTAGGTTTCGTGACAAATGACTTGATGAACCACAAAACTGTAGTTAGACATGACTTAAAGTCTTACATCTGTGACTCTCCCGATGCAGTGAGGGGGGAGAGAGTATCAGACGTAAAGCTGTCAGTGTTTGAGTGCCACACAGCTTTATCGATTTCTTTGCTCTGCTTAGGCATCCTGGTGCTGTGTGTGCTCATTGCAGGTCTGTGTTATAAGTTCAGCATTGTGGGGTTAAACGAAGGTGACCTGGGTGGAGGCAAATGTGATCCCAGCAGTCGAGCAGTCGGAACTGCCGTTCTGACAGAACTTTGTCAAAATCAGGCTGCGGAAAGTGATGAACTCTAG